The Paenibacillus sp. MBLB1832 genome has a window encoding:
- the yabG gene encoding sporulation peptidase YabG: MRQGDFVTRISYGGDVMFKIERIEHLKAILRGVDYRLLADAPLSDLKKINKEETLDHPRSSSPEFRESLRRLAVAQVHLQEKNQQTVQHKQKNHQHNSYFEVPGRVLHLDGDPSYLRKSMQLYGELRVPAEGFFFHESQMAEALQRLLPQIKPDIVVITGHDGILKNRQEGSPGSLTSYKNSQNFVNAVRVARQYERNRDTLIIVAGACQSHFEALLRAGANYASSPARILIHALDPLCIAAKLSYTSSRETISMLDIMDLTVTGLDGLGGIETRGSYRMGVPGIQHTEESV, encoded by the coding sequence ATGAGGCAAGGAGACTTTGTAACCCGTATTTCCTATGGCGGCGACGTCATGTTTAAAATTGAACGCATCGAGCATCTCAAAGCCATTCTGCGAGGTGTAGATTACCGACTGCTGGCGGATGCGCCGCTGTCAGATCTGAAGAAGATCAACAAGGAAGAAACCTTGGATCATCCGCGATCCAGCTCGCCTGAATTTCGGGAGTCCTTGCGTCGGTTGGCGGTGGCTCAAGTGCATCTGCAAGAGAAAAACCAACAAACCGTTCAACATAAACAAAAGAATCACCAACATAATTCCTATTTCGAAGTGCCCGGTCGGGTGCTGCATCTTGATGGAGACCCGAGCTACCTGCGGAAAAGCATGCAATTGTACGGCGAATTGCGTGTGCCGGCAGAAGGTTTCTTCTTTCATGAATCACAAATGGCCGAAGCGCTGCAACGTCTATTGCCGCAAATTAAGCCCGACATTGTGGTCATCACAGGTCATGATGGCATTCTAAAGAACAGGCAGGAAGGCAGCCCTGGCAGCCTGACTAGCTATAAGAATTCCCAGAACTTCGTGAACGCGGTTCGCGTGGCTCGTCAATACGAGCGCAATCGCGATACGCTAATCATTGTAGCGGGCGCTTGTCAGTCTCATTTTGAGGCGCTATTACGAGCTGGCGCGAATTATGCAAGTTCACCTGCGCGTATCCTCATTCATGCCTTAGATCCGCTGTGTATCGCGGCTAAGCTGTCTTATACATCCTCGAGAGAGACGATTTCGATGCTGGATATCATGGACCTGACGGTAACGGGGCTAGATGGGCTAGGCGGGATCGAGACGCGCGGCAGCTATCGCATGGGCGTCCCAGGTATTCAACATACAGAAGAGTCGGTTTAA
- a CDS encoding PSP1 domain-containing protein: MYAVVGVRFKKAGKIYYFDPIDLPIEKESAVIVETARGVEYGKVVVGKKTVKENDVVLPLKKVIRIADESDADLVEENKKAAKDAFQTCHDKIKDHSLKMKLVDVEYTFDRNKIIFYFTAEGRVDFRELVKDLASIFRTRIELRQIGVRDEAKMLGGIGPCGRILCCSSFLGDFEPVSIKMAKDQNLSLNPTKISGLCGRLMCCLKYEHDNYESAKDSLPTVGRHVITSFGNGKVLGLNIKERTAKVQLFDLGKALDLPFDDVVEQE, translated from the coding sequence GCAGTAGTTGGTGTCCGCTTTAAGAAAGCGGGTAAAATATATTATTTCGATCCCATTGATTTGCCGATTGAGAAAGAAAGTGCCGTTATCGTAGAGACCGCGCGCGGTGTCGAGTACGGCAAGGTAGTCGTGGGCAAGAAGACCGTGAAAGAGAATGATGTGGTGCTGCCCCTCAAAAAGGTGATCCGCATTGCCGATGAATCCGATGCTGATTTGGTCGAAGAGAACAAAAAAGCGGCCAAAGATGCTTTCCAAACTTGTCATGATAAAATCAAAGACCACAGTCTTAAGATGAAGCTTGTGGACGTAGAGTATACCTTTGACCGCAATAAAATTATTTTTTATTTTACGGCAGAAGGGCGCGTCGATTTCCGTGAGCTCGTGAAGGATTTGGCCAGCATTTTCCGGACAAGAATTGAACTTCGTCAAATTGGTGTGCGCGATGAAGCAAAGATGCTAGGCGGGATCGGTCCGTGTGGGCGGATTTTGTGCTGTTCCTCCTTCCTAGGTGATTTCGAGCCAGTTTCCATTAAAATGGCCAAAGATCAGAATCTTTCTCTGAATCCGACTAAAATTTCGGGATTGTGCGGAAGATTGATGTGCTGCCTGAAATATGAACATGATAATTACGAAAGTGCCAAGGATTCATTGCCGACCGTAGGGCGCCACGTGATCACCTCATTTGGTAACGGCAAAGTACTCGGTTTAAATATTAAAGAGCGTACCGCAAAGGTTCAACTATTTGATCTTGGGAAAGCGTTAGACCTGCCGTTCGATGATGTCGTAGAACAAGAATAG
- a CDS encoding TatD family hydrolase, with amino-acid sequence MLTDSHTHLNAEQFNEDQAEVIQRAYDAGVTRMVNVGFNRETIPSSIALAEKYDFIYSTVGWHPVDAIDMTPEDLDWIESLCQHKKVVAIGEIGLDYYWDKSPKDVQQRVFREQIRLARKLGMPIVIHNRDAHQDIVHILKEEKASEVGGIMHCFSGSWETAKQCLDMNFHISFGGPVTFKNAVQPKEVLAQVPLDRLLIETDAPYLTPHPFRGKRNETGYVHLVAETAAEIRGMSLEELAEVTTNNAIRLLGLK; translated from the coding sequence ATGCTGACGGATTCACATACACATTTAAATGCAGAACAATTTAACGAAGATCAGGCTGAAGTGATTCAGCGCGCGTACGATGCTGGTGTCACGAGAATGGTCAATGTCGGCTTTAATCGCGAAACGATTCCGAGCTCTATCGCCCTTGCGGAGAAATACGATTTCATTTATTCCACGGTAGGTTGGCATCCTGTCGATGCCATTGATATGACGCCGGAAGATCTCGATTGGATCGAATCCCTGTGTCAGCACAAGAAAGTCGTGGCGATCGGGGAAATCGGCTTGGATTACTACTGGGATAAGTCGCCGAAGGACGTCCAGCAGCGGGTTTTCCGTGAGCAGATTCGTTTGGCGCGCAAGCTCGGGATGCCAATCGTCATTCATAACCGGGATGCGCATCAAGATATTGTACATATTCTAAAAGAGGAAAAGGCGTCGGAAGTCGGTGGCATCATGCACTGCTTCTCGGGGAGCTGGGAAACGGCCAAGCAGTGTCTGGATATGAATTTCCATATCTCATTCGGCGGGCCTGTTACCTTCAAGAATGCGGTTCAGCCCAAAGAAGTGCTCGCACAGGTGCCGCTCGACCGTCTGCTCATCGAAACGGATGCGCCTTACCTGACGCCGCACCCATTCCGCGGTAAGCGAAATGAAACGGGATATGTTCATTTAGTGGCCGAAACCGCCGCGGAAATTCGGGGGATGTCTCTGGAAGAGTTGGCTGAAGTTACAACGAATAATGCGATTCGTTTACTCGGCCTCAAGTAA
- the rsmI gene encoding 16S rRNA (cytidine(1402)-2'-O)-methyltransferase: MSLTIQKSYREDQSGVGTLYLVATPIGNLEDMTFRAIRTLKEVSMIAAEDTRQTRKLLTHFEVATRLVSYHEHNKGASGPELVRLLLEGQSIALVSDAGLPAISDPGYDLVRMAVDAGVPVVPIPGANAALSALIASGLPTERFAFVGFLPREKKDQTKVLEGLQHVQDTLLFYESPHRVEKTLLRMAEVWGAERRVCLARELTKRYEEFVRGTIAECLLHLEQYPPQGEYCVIAEGVSAAAAQEAADGWWEAKSLAEHVAHYEVRGSDRKEAMKQVAADRGIAKRDVYNALLER, from the coding sequence GTGAGTTTAACGATACAGAAAAGCTACCGCGAGGACCAGAGCGGTGTAGGTACGCTTTATTTAGTTGCCACACCAATTGGCAACCTCGAAGACATGACCTTCCGCGCGATACGCACGCTGAAGGAAGTGAGTATGATTGCCGCTGAAGACACGCGGCAAACGCGCAAGCTGCTGACCCATTTCGAAGTCGCGACGCGACTGGTCAGCTATCACGAACACAACAAGGGAGCAAGCGGCCCCGAACTGGTCCGCTTGCTCCTTGAAGGGCAGAGCATCGCGCTCGTCAGCGATGCGGGACTGCCGGCCATTTCCGACCCAGGCTATGACCTGGTGCGGATGGCCGTAGACGCGGGCGTGCCGGTGGTGCCCATCCCGGGCGCGAATGCGGCCCTGTCGGCGCTGATTGCATCAGGCTTGCCGACAGAGCGGTTTGCCTTCGTCGGTTTTCTCCCGAGGGAGAAAAAGGATCAGACGAAGGTGCTGGAAGGGCTGCAGCATGTGCAAGACACACTGCTGTTCTATGAATCGCCGCACCGCGTGGAGAAAACACTTCTGCGCATGGCGGAAGTGTGGGGGGCGGAGCGCCGGGTTTGCCTCGCCCGCGAGTTGACGAAGCGGTACGAGGAGTTTGTTCGCGGCACGATCGCAGAGTGCCTCTTGCACTTAGAGCAGTACCCGCCGCAGGGCGAGTACTGCGTCATCGCCGAAGGCGTGTCCGCCGCGGCCGCGCAGGAAGCGGCCGACGGCTGGTGGGAGGCGAAGTCGCTCGCCGAGCACGTCGCCCACTACGAGGTACGCGGGAGCGACCGTAAGGAAGCGATGAAGCAAGTCGCGGCGGATCGCGGGATAGCGAAGCGCGATGTGTATAATGCATTGCTCGAGCGGTGA
- the rsmA gene encoding 16S rRNA (adenine(1518)-N(6)/adenine(1519)-N(6))-dimethyltransferase RsmA → MTTNGQEVIVTAEDVATPSKTKQIIKKNGLVLKKSLGQNFLIDQNILGKIVSAAELGPTKAALEIGPGIGALTQQLAKLAGRVLAVEIDQRLLPILDETLAPYPHATVIHGDILKTNLPELFRQHFEGVDGVSVVANLPYYITTPIIMKLLEEKLPLENIVVMIQKEVADRMAAKPGTKDYGSLSIAVQFYCVPELVTIVPRTVFVPQPNVDSAVIRLRVRQTPPVEVADVDFFFAVVQASFVQRRKTLYNNLAARFFSKENKSELEALLNGCQIEPSRRGETLSMEEFARLATALRAHGCK, encoded by the coding sequence ATGACGACAAACGGACAAGAAGTCATTGTAACCGCAGAAGATGTAGCCACACCGAGTAAGACGAAGCAGATTATTAAGAAAAACGGACTTGTGCTGAAGAAAAGCTTAGGCCAGAACTTCCTGATTGATCAGAACATTCTGGGCAAAATCGTGTCGGCCGCTGAGCTTGGGCCAACGAAGGCTGCGCTCGAGATCGGCCCTGGCATCGGGGCACTCACACAGCAACTGGCCAAGCTCGCGGGCCGCGTGCTGGCCGTCGAGATCGATCAGCGTTTGCTGCCCATTCTGGACGAAACGCTGGCGCCATACCCCCATGCCACTGTCATTCATGGGGATATCTTGAAGACCAACCTGCCGGAGCTGTTCCGGCAGCACTTCGAGGGCGTGGATGGCGTCAGTGTCGTCGCCAACCTGCCCTACTACATCACGACGCCGATCATCATGAAGCTTCTCGAGGAGAAGCTTCCGCTGGAGAATATCGTCGTGATGATTCAAAAAGAGGTGGCTGACCGCATGGCGGCCAAGCCGGGCACCAAAGATTACGGCAGCTTAAGCATTGCCGTGCAGTTCTACTGCGTGCCGGAGCTAGTCACGATCGTGCCGCGCACCGTCTTTGTTCCACAGCCGAATGTGGATTCTGCAGTCATTCGACTGCGTGTGCGTCAAACGCCGCCTGTTGAGGTGGCGGACGTTGACTTCTTCTTCGCTGTCGTGCAAGCTTCCTTCGTACAGCGCCGTAAAACGCTTTACAACAACCTCGCGGCAAGGTTCTTTAGCAAAGAGAATAAATCGGAGCTGGAAGCGCTCCTGAACGGCTGCCAGATTGAGCCTTCACGCCGCGGTGAAACGCTAAGCATGGAGGAATTTGCTCGCTTAGCAACGGCCCTGCGCGCGCACGGCTGCAAATAA
- the rnmV gene encoding ribonuclease M5, translating to MIKEMIVVEGKDDTAAIKRAVEADTIETGGSAIGQAVLKRIALAQQRRGVIIFTDPDHAGERIRKIVAAKVPGCKHAFITQEQAAYKGDIGVENATPETIRQALQNLRTEYDGAVSQLAMEDLIAAGLIVHPDAAARRLAVGNALGIGYCNGKQFYKRCAMFQISREEFEAALEHLN from the coding sequence ATGATTAAAGAGATGATCGTTGTCGAAGGTAAAGACGATACAGCTGCCATTAAGCGGGCTGTGGAGGCGGATACGATTGAGACGGGCGGTTCGGCCATCGGGCAAGCCGTGCTCAAACGGATCGCGCTCGCCCAGCAGCGCCGAGGCGTTATTATATTCACGGATCCTGACCACGCTGGTGAGCGGATCCGCAAGATTGTTGCAGCCAAGGTGCCAGGCTGCAAGCATGCGTTCATTACACAGGAGCAAGCTGCGTATAAGGGTGATATCGGCGTCGAGAATGCGACGCCAGAGACGATTCGCCAGGCGCTGCAGAACCTGCGCACGGAATATGACGGCGCGGTCTCGCAGCTTGCGATGGAAGATCTGATCGCCGCTGGCCTCATCGTGCACCCGGACGCGGCGGCTCGACGCTTGGCCGTAGGCAACGCCTTAGGCATCGGTTATTGCAATGGCAAGCAATTTTATAAACGCTGCGCGATGTTTCAGATTTCTCGCGAGGAATTCGAGGCGGCCCTCGAGCATTTGAATTGA
- a CDS encoding ubiquitin-like domain-containing protein: MGSISFSETHVKRSSSMSFALRWKHENLRLILSLALISIAMTFMFLVLLYGTATKSVSVVVNGQETIVHTKQWVLQRLLDEQAITIGEHDEISSALTTKIKGGDKIVIEHASPIQLTADGKTTTVYTTARTVESALQRLNIALGENDRITPEPTAALGAGDEVKIVRVTKVTEEVSEPIAFETEKKSDANLLKGKEQVVQEGKEGVLVKKKEKTFEDGVLVAEAVVGEEVQTESISKVVAVGTKNPVVVLSASSPSVDEVSKNGVTFGYKQILKNVKLTAYSADAASTGKDEGAYGYGKTYTGTTVTEGRTIAVDPKVIPLGWWVYIEGLGFRRAEDIGSGVKGQMIDVYFEDHGYANKFGTKQGYTVYIVGPKKPSEN, translated from the coding sequence GTGGGCAGTATCTCATTTAGCGAGACCCATGTAAAACGATCATCCAGCATGTCCTTCGCATTGCGATGGAAGCATGAAAACTTGCGTTTGATTTTAAGCCTAGCTCTAATCTCAATCGCAATGACTTTCATGTTTTTGGTGTTGTTGTACGGAACGGCTACCAAGAGCGTATCCGTGGTTGTGAATGGACAAGAAACTATTGTGCACACGAAGCAATGGGTCCTGCAACGCCTACTGGATGAACAAGCCATAACGATTGGTGAACACGATGAAATTTCGAGCGCCCTGACGACCAAAATCAAGGGCGGCGATAAAATCGTCATCGAGCATGCTTCGCCAATTCAATTGACTGCTGATGGAAAGACCACCACTGTTTACACAACTGCAAGAACGGTAGAAAGTGCATTGCAACGTTTAAATATTGCACTTGGGGAGAACGATCGCATCACTCCCGAACCGACAGCCGCTCTCGGCGCTGGCGATGAAGTCAAAATCGTACGTGTGACCAAAGTGACGGAGGAAGTCTCTGAACCGATCGCATTCGAGACAGAGAAGAAGAGTGACGCTAATTTACTCAAAGGGAAAGAGCAAGTCGTTCAAGAGGGTAAAGAAGGCGTACTGGTGAAGAAGAAAGAAAAGACTTTCGAGGACGGCGTTTTAGTCGCGGAAGCAGTTGTGGGTGAAGAAGTACAAACAGAAAGTATTAGCAAAGTAGTTGCCGTTGGCACGAAGAATCCCGTTGTTGTGCTCTCCGCCTCCTCACCGAGTGTGGATGAAGTATCTAAGAATGGTGTCACCTTCGGTTATAAGCAAATTCTTAAGAATGTGAAGCTCACCGCTTATTCAGCGGACGCAGCATCGACGGGAAAAGATGAGGGTGCTTACGGTTACGGTAAAACCTATACAGGGACGACTGTAACGGAAGGGCGCACGATTGCTGTTGATCCCAAGGTGATTCCACTGGGTTGGTGGGTCTACATTGAAGGTCTTGGCTTCCGTCGTGCTGAGGATATCGGCAGCGGCGTGAAAGGCCAGATGATCGATGTTTATTTCGAAGATCATGGCTATGCCAATAAATTCGGAACGAAACAAGGATATACCGTCTACATTGTCGGTCCCAAAAAACCGTCAGAGAACTAA
- a CDS encoding tRNA1(Val) (adenine(37)-N6)-methyltransferase, translating to MDDLLTYDLKIIQSDEVFSFSLDAVLLGRFSSVPPKGRIVDLCTGNGVIPLLLSTRTRADIWGVEIQERLADMAVRNAEINDLSQRLHMIQGDLKEIHKTLGHGQFDAVTVNPPYLPVPNGEQNSNAHFAAARHEIHCTLEDVISACARLVKAGGKVAMVHRATRLVDIICLMRQYRIEPKRIRYVHARAGEEAMMVLIEGMKDGKPEIRTLPPLIVYTEKEEYCQELKEIYYGGRSSLEFS from the coding sequence ATGGATGATTTATTGACCTACGATTTGAAAATTATACAAAGTGACGAAGTGTTCAGCTTCTCGTTGGACGCTGTCCTCTTAGGACGATTCAGCAGTGTTCCGCCGAAGGGGCGGATCGTTGATTTATGTACAGGGAATGGGGTTATCCCCTTGCTACTGTCCACACGAACGCGAGCTGATATCTGGGGCGTTGAAATTCAAGAGCGCTTGGCGGATATGGCCGTGCGTAATGCTGAAATCAATGACTTATCCCAGCGATTGCATATGATCCAGGGGGATTTGAAGGAAATTCATAAGACGTTAGGTCACGGGCAATTTGATGCTGTTACCGTGAATCCACCCTATCTGCCCGTACCGAATGGTGAGCAGAACAGCAATGCGCATTTTGCTGCGGCACGCCATGAAATTCATTGCACGCTGGAGGATGTCATTTCAGCTTGTGCTAGACTGGTGAAGGCTGGCGGTAAAGTGGCGATGGTACACCGCGCTACACGCCTAGTCGACATCATTTGCCTAATGCGCCAATATCGCATTGAGCCTAAGCGCATTCGCTATGTGCATGCCCGCGCTGGCGAAGAAGCGATGATGGTGTTGATCGAAGGCATGAAGGATGGCAAGCCTGAGATTCGCACGCTGCCGCCGCTGATCGTCTACACGGAGAAAGAAGAGTATTGCCAGGAGTTGAAAGAAATTTACTACGGTGGGCGGAGCTCCCTGGAGTTTTCATAA
- a CDS encoding HD domain-containing protein, translating to MKEEKVFKDPVHKYIYVQDETIWDLINTREFQRLRRIRQLGTSYLTFHGAEHSRFSHSLGVYEVTRKIISQFERNHYEDWPKEERLLCLCAALLHDLGHGPFSHSIEKAFGTRHEDWSCRIVLGDTEVNEVLRRVSPDFPKKVAGVICKSYSEEIVVSLVSSQLDADRMDYLLRDAYFTGVNYGTFDLERILRVIRPYKGHIVVKESGMHAVEDYLMSRYQMYWQVYFHPVTRSAEILLHKIFARAKHLYEDGYAFGFMVEPIHHLIQNQISLEDYLVLDESVMQTMLTFWCNEKDAILSDMCKRFLDRRLYKYSTFDENQEHLIQRMEHVMREAGFDPSYYMEIDFPSNQSYDVYRAGEHDDNLPILLLDHKENLTEISHRSEIVQSISGFQMGKHHVYYPEELLERLSAENYADVWAMLGEQD from the coding sequence ATGAAAGAAGAGAAAGTATTCAAAGATCCCGTTCATAAATATATTTATGTGCAGGATGAGACGATTTGGGATTTGATCAATACGAGGGAATTTCAACGTTTGCGCCGCATCCGACAGCTAGGCACCTCTTATTTGACCTTTCACGGGGCCGAGCATAGCCGATTCTCGCATTCGTTGGGAGTGTACGAGGTCACTCGGAAAATTATTTCGCAATTCGAACGCAACCATTATGAGGACTGGCCGAAGGAAGAGCGGTTGCTTTGTCTTTGCGCCGCATTGCTGCATGATTTGGGACATGGCCCGTTCTCGCATTCCATCGAGAAGGCTTTCGGCACGAGGCACGAAGATTGGTCATGCCGTATTGTGCTTGGAGATACGGAGGTAAACGAAGTGTTGAGACGGGTATCGCCTGATTTTCCGAAAAAGGTAGCCGGTGTCATTTGCAAATCGTATAGCGAAGAAATTGTGGTGAGTCTTGTGTCCAGCCAATTGGATGCCGACAGGATGGATTACTTGCTGCGCGACGCCTACTTTACTGGAGTCAATTACGGAACGTTTGATCTAGAACGGATTCTTCGCGTGATTCGTCCATACAAAGGTCATATCGTTGTCAAAGAGAGCGGGATGCACGCCGTAGAGGACTACTTGATGTCTAGGTACCAAATGTACTGGCAGGTGTATTTCCACCCCGTTACGCGAAGCGCCGAAATTCTGCTGCATAAAATTTTTGCCAGAGCCAAGCATTTATATGAAGATGGGTATGCGTTTGGTTTTATGGTGGAGCCTATTCATCATTTGATACAGAATCAGATTTCGCTGGAAGATTATTTGGTGCTCGATGAGTCGGTTATGCAGACGATGCTGACCTTCTGGTGCAATGAGAAGGACGCGATTCTTAGTGATATGTGCAAAAGGTTCCTGGATCGCAGGCTGTATAAATACAGTACTTTTGACGAAAATCAGGAGCATTTGATTCAGAGGATGGAGCATGTGATGCGAGAGGCGGGGTTTGATCCTTCTTATTATATGGAGATCGACTTTCCGTCCAATCAATCGTATGATGTATATCGCGCAGGCGAGCATGACGATAATTTGCCGATCCTCCTGCTGGATCATAAGGAAAACTTAACGGAAATATCCCATCGTTCGGAGATTGTGCAATCGATTAGCGGTTTTCAAATGGGGAAACATCATGTGTACTACCCTGAAGAGCTGCTCGAGCGATTAAGCGCCGAGAATTATGCTGATGTTTGGGCCATGCTAGGTGAGCAAGATTAA
- a CDS encoding ABC transporter permease — translation MNPSEDTTYALNTQALWRQRFNYYWKESMGYWQYAARSNFIGFLLFLVIVSSYYYAKTLQHLPTDYPYLWIVLLVLTPSLSASSIRTLTRSADRMFLLRIEHEMGIYFRSSFLYSYLMQSVWLLLAWVAVAPLYYHCLGSKAQPFLLMLILFLLLKIVHLSASWQEGRFVSERTRFASVCLRWAASLALLTIQFHYSVLWASLAALVLLFIWLAVFRNVSRYFIGWDYLIAKEKQQQAKLYAFFNWFIDVPQLPTRIARRSWISGLTRAVPFRQDSAYLYIYTKTLLRTELFAILLRITMISALAIAASNTASVRSIILVITLAISMIQVTSLERAHRYTFWLGMYPLEPQGKARALAYLIWLALTVELVLLTIPYMPGLPIRYLIVPALSFICISFVSGVILHRKFKKNALLEAE, via the coding sequence ATGAACCCTTCAGAGGATACTACATATGCATTGAATACACAGGCCTTATGGAGGCAGAGATTTAATTATTATTGGAAGGAATCCATGGGCTATTGGCAGTACGCCGCACGGAGCAACTTTATCGGCTTCTTGTTGTTTCTTGTCATTGTTTCTTCCTATTATTATGCAAAAACATTACAGCATCTTCCGACAGATTATCCGTACCTATGGATCGTGCTTCTCGTGCTCACGCCTTCCCTATCTGCCAGCTCCATACGAACATTAACTCGCAGTGCAGACCGCATGTTTCTATTACGTATCGAGCATGAAATGGGCATCTATTTTAGAAGCAGTTTCCTGTATAGCTATCTCATGCAGAGTGTTTGGCTTCTACTAGCTTGGGTGGCCGTGGCACCGCTGTATTACCACTGTTTAGGCTCTAAGGCACAACCTTTTCTATTGATGCTCATCCTGTTTCTTCTATTAAAAATAGTTCACCTATCCGCCAGTTGGCAAGAAGGTAGATTCGTCTCTGAGCGAACGAGATTCGCTTCCGTCTGCTTACGTTGGGCAGCTTCGCTAGCCCTGCTCACCATCCAATTTCACTATAGCGTCCTTTGGGCTAGTCTAGCTGCATTAGTTCTATTATTCATATGGCTGGCGGTATTCCGCAATGTGTCACGCTATTTCATTGGTTGGGACTATTTGATCGCCAAAGAAAAGCAACAACAGGCAAAACTCTATGCCTTCTTCAACTGGTTCATTGACGTGCCTCAACTGCCAACGCGAATAGCCCGCCGAAGCTGGATCAGCGGACTTACGCGAGCTGTCCCATTTCGACAGGATTCAGCTTATCTATACATCTACACCAAAACATTGCTGCGAACCGAATTGTTCGCGATTCTCCTGCGTATTACCATGATTAGCGCCTTAGCCATCGCTGCTTCGAACACCGCTTCCGTACGCAGCATCATTCTGGTTATCACGCTGGCGATATCCATGATCCAGGTAACGTCGCTTGAGCGAGCTCATCGGTATACGTTCTGGCTTGGCATGTACCCGCTCGAACCTCAAGGCAAAGCTCGCGCTTTGGCCTATCTCATATGGTTGGCGCTTACCGTGGAGCTTGTCCTGCTAACCATTCCTTACATGCCTGGTCTTCCAATCCGTTATCTCATCGTACCTGCGTTAAGTTTCATCTGCATTAGCTTCGTTAGCGGAGTCATACTCCATCGCAAGTTCAAGAAAAATGCCTTACTTGAGGCCGAGTAA
- a CDS encoding ABC transporter ATP-binding protein produces MEMGPILQVNALFGGYLPNKPVLHDLTFSIQPGEMMGLIGLNGAGKSTTIKNILGLLQPQKGSIHINGLTLTENPIAYRSTYAYVPESPELYEELTIREHLELTAMAYGVSKADFTTRSQSLLAQFQMGDKLNSFASHLSKGMKQKVMIMNAFLIEPSLYIIDEPFLGLDPLAIRSLLDLMVHMKRKGASFLISSHILSTIEKYCDNYVVLHKGHRVAQGDLVELRAQTVLPHASLDDIFYKLVQGDPQ; encoded by the coding sequence ATTGAGATGGGGCCCATCTTGCAAGTAAACGCTTTATTCGGGGGATATTTACCAAACAAACCCGTTCTTCACGATCTCACATTCTCGATTCAACCTGGTGAAATGATGGGATTAATTGGACTCAATGGCGCAGGTAAAAGTACTACAATTAAGAATATTTTGGGATTGCTGCAACCTCAGAAAGGATCCATTCACATCAATGGGTTAACCTTAACGGAGAATCCCATCGCTTATCGTTCTACGTATGCCTATGTCCCAGAAAGCCCTGAGCTCTACGAGGAGTTAACGATCCGTGAACACTTGGAACTGACCGCTATGGCGTACGGTGTATCCAAGGCCGACTTCACCACTAGATCCCAATCGCTGTTAGCGCAATTTCAGATGGGAGACAAGCTTAACAGCTTCGCCAGCCACCTTTCCAAAGGGATGAAGCAGAAGGTGATGATCATGAATGCTTTCTTAATCGAGCCCTCCCTATACATCATCGACGAGCCTTTTCTCGGATTGGATCCTCTCGCGATCCGCTCTTTACTCGACCTCATGGTCCATATGAAGCGAAAGGGCGCATCCTTTCTCATTTCTTCGCACATTTTGTCTACAATTGAGAAATATTGCGATAACTATGTCGTACTTCACAAAGGGCATCGGGTCGCACAGGGTGATTTAGTCGAATTGCGCGCACAAACAGTGCTGCCTCATGCGTCATTAGACGACATCTTCTACAAGCTCGTGCAAGGAGATCCGCAATGA
- the yabA gene encoding DNA replication initiation control protein YabA: MDKQDIFGQIDGIEERMGTTYAELGALKKRIITLIEENKRLSIENQQLRKLIRQEETVVEEPAQRTEEPVQLPGAGYDNLTRLYNEGFHICNVYYGHLRTEGDCLFCLSFLNK; this comes from the coding sequence GTGGATAAACAGGATATTTTTGGACAGATAGATGGCATCGAAGAACGAATGGGTACCACGTATGCAGAATTAGGTGCCTTGAAGAAACGAATTATTACACTCATTGAAGAAAATAAGAGATTAAGCATCGAAAATCAGCAGCTGCGTAAGCTCATTCGCCAAGAGGAAACGGTGGTGGAAGAGCCAGCGCAACGTACGGAAGAACCCGTGCAGCTGCCTGGGGCTGGCTATGATAATTTAACCCGCTTATATAATGAGGGCTTTCATATTTGCAATGTGTACTATGGACACCTTCGGACAGAGGGCGATTGTTTGTTCTGCTTATCTTTCTTAAATAAATAA
- a CDS encoding AbrB/MazE/SpoVT family DNA-binding domain-containing protein: MMKSTGIVRKVDELGRVVIPIELRRTLGIGEKDALEIYVDGERIMLKKYEPACIFCGNAENVSYFKGKIVCHICLADMPTPVTK; encoded by the coding sequence ATGATGAAATCTACAGGTATCGTAAGAAAAGTGGATGAACTAGGACGCGTTGTTATTCCGATCGAGCTGCGCCGCACGTTGGGTATTGGTGAGAAAGACGCTTTGGAAATATATGTAGACGGCGAGCGCATCATGTTGAAGAAATATGAGCCTGCTTGTATCTTCTGTGGTAATGCGGAGAACGTTTCTTACTTCAAAGGAAAAATTGTTTGCCATATTTGTTTAGCAGATATGCCAACACCTGTGACAAAATAA